Proteins encoded within one genomic window of Bemisia tabaci chromosome 2, PGI_BMITA_v3:
- the LOC109030474 gene encoding very long chain fatty acid elongase AAEL008004, producing MASVIRAVRDGYVDLMDNKSDPRVKGWFLMSGPAPTLSIVLTYVFIVKYLGPKLMENRKPYKLKNTLIVYNAFQVVFSAWLFYRALRAGWWGDYSFFCQPIDYSNSPQALDTVDMCWWYYFSKFTEFFDTFFFIMRKKYNQVSTLHVIHHGIMPMSVWFGVKFTPGGHSTFFGLLNTFVHIVMYFYYMLAAFGPQVQKYLWWKKYLTVLQLVQFVLIMVHAFQLLFISCDYPKAFVWWIGAHAVLFYFLFTDFYKQSYAKGQKAAAKLAAEQAAQTNGSAVHDASKPIPKAAQTLENSYISPEASLRSRAGAR from the coding sequence atggcGTCCGTTATAAGAGCCGTCCGCGACGGGTATGTGGATTTGATGGACAACAAGTCCGACCCGAGGGTCAAGGGCTGGTTCCTCATGTCGGGACCCGCGCCCACCCTGTCGATCGTCCTGACCTACGTGTTCATCGTCAAGTACCTCGGCCCGAAACTCATGGAAAATCGCAAGCCCTACAAACTAAAGAACACGCTTATCGTCTACAACGCGTTCCAGGTGGTGTTTTCAGCGTGGCTCTTCTACAGGGCCCTCCGTGCGGGATGGTGGGGTGACTATTCGTTCTTCTGCCAGCCGATAGACTATTCGAACTCACCCCAAGCCCTGGACACGGTAGATATGTGTTGGTGGTACTACTTCTCCAAGTTCACGGAGTTCTTCGACACCTTCTTCTTCATCATGCGTAAGAAGTACAACCAAGTGTCCACCCTCCACGTTATCCACCACGGTATCATGCCCATGTCCGTCTGGTTCGGAGTCAAGTTCACCCCCGGCGGTCACTCCACCTTCTTCGGTCTCTTGAACACCTTCGTCCACATCGTCATGTACTTCTACTACATGTTGGCCGCTTTCGGGCCGCAAGTCCAGAAATACCTGTGGTGGAAGAAGTACCTGACCGTCCTCCAACTGGTCCAGTTCGTTTTGATCATGGTCCACGCGTTCCAGCTCCTCTTCATCTCTTGCGACTACCCGAAGGCTTTCGTCTGGTGGATCGGCGCCCACGCTGTGCTCTTCTACTTCCTGTTCACGGACTTCTACAAGCAGTCGTACGCCAAGGGCCAGAAGGCGGCCGCCAAGCTCGCGGCGGAGCAGGCCGCGCAGACCAACGGCTCGGCTGTCCACGACGCGTCCAAGCCGATCCCGAAGGCGGCGCAGACCCTCGAGAATTCCTACATCTCCCCGGAGGCGTCGCTCAGGAGCCGGGCGGGTGCCAGATAA